The DNA sequence TCAGCGAGGCGATCCAACTCGGCGAACACCAGGGGTTTTTCCCTCTCAAGGACGTCGCTGACGCCTCGATCAAACTCCCTTTCGACCACAACAGCCTGGTGGCGGCGGTCCAGGAGCGGTTGTTGTCCAAGGCCCTCTACAGCAGCCTGCCGCTGATGTTCCTGGGCCCGGAATTCAGCGCGCCGGAAGCGGTGAGCATTTTCTCCGTGGTGCTCGATCGTCCGGTGCTCAAGACCAGCATGCGCCAGCGTTTACTGAAAATGACCGAGGCGGGTTATTTGCAGGAAACCGGCCGCAAGAAAAGCGGCGACGGCGGCCGCCCGCAACGCACGGTGGAAAATCTCAAGCCGGGCAGCGTTTATCTTTTTGATCGTTGTTTTCTGGAGTAGGGCTTAGCGGGCCAGCGCAAATGCTGGCGCCATCCGCTGCTGCTCATTGCTTGAGATGCCCAGATAGCGTGCGACCCTGGGCCATTTTCTGACGACGCCCTGGAACCTCTCGATGGTTTGTCTGGCATCGTCAGCAGAAACGCGAAAGTAGCCGGCCACGCTCATCGCCAAATCAAGGTCTATGGCGTTATCGGCCTCTGAAACGTTGAGCCTCAAGCCAGTGTCACCAGGAACAGGGTTCATGTCATACGCAGGCGAAAGACGCCAACCACGCCCTGGCTCCAATAGGAAACCATGGTTTCGTAGATGATCGTCAGTATTCGAAACCAGCATGTTGAAGACAATTCTTCGCCAAAGCTCGGGAAGATCCACGTCGGCAGCGGCCCCCTCCCTGACCAATACCTCTGCAATCTCCAGGTAACTGGCCCCTGTCTCATGCCCATCACCATCCTGATGGTCCGTCAGGGTCATCGCTGAAGCAAAGTGAAGTCGACCACCCTTTGCTGTTCTGTCAAAGCGCTTAACCATGAAACAGTGGTACTCACTCGCGTACCGTTGCGCTTTTCCTTCAGCCACATAGAGCCCACAGCCTTGGGCCAATGTGTTGACGACCATCTCCCAGCCGCCCACGTCGTGGGTGTCTCTATTACTGGGAAATTTTCCTATCCAGAGCGCGTGATTGTCATCT is a window from the Pseudomonas brassicacearum genome containing:
- a CDS encoding NUDIX hydrolase; the encoded protein is MPTSTAPARDYLHTIDLCVLRFCRETQALEILLNRREAEPFAGHWALPGIVVNGGVEDLTLNDAVERLRSSSKVGMPLAWIEQVGTVGDAFRDPRCWSSSTFYLAIVSEAIQLGEHQGFFPLKDVADASIKLPFDHNSLVAAVQERLLSKALYSSLPLMFLGPEFSAPEAVSIFSVVLDRPVLKTSMRQRLLKMTEAGYLQETGRKKSGDGGRPQRTVENLKPGSVYLFDRCFLE
- a CDS encoding type II toxin-antitoxin system HipA family toxin, whose amino-acid sequence is MPERIFVYADWNETAPVLLGTLHSRRLAGSERMEFEYARAVLQTIHTQIAIDPRIQPYEGRQYPTRNCFGCVSDSSPDRWGRLLMDRRLERDKRAGVVPQDARLFDSDYLIGVHDAYRVGGLRFKVEEEEAFLDDHVEHAAPPMARMRELEEASRRFEAGEDRGAQGQDWIRMLIAPGGSLGGARPKASVVDDNHALWIGKFPSNRDTHDVGGWEMVVNTLAQGCGLYVAEGKAQRYASEYHCFMVKRFDRTAKGGRLHFASAMTLTDHQDGDGHETGASYLEIAEVLVREGAAADVDLPELWRRIVFNMLVSNTDDHLRNHGFLLEPGRGWRLSPAYDMNPVPGDTGLRLNVSEADNAIDLDLAMSVAGYFRVSADDARQTIERFQGVVRKWPRVARYLGISSNEQQRMAPAFALAR